ATGTCGGCTGGCGTGGGACGAGTTGCAGCACACTCACCACGCGAAGCCCGAGAAGTCCTGCCGCATGCCGCTCCCTGGAGCACACAGGCGAACCAACCGCACAGGACTGACCGGATACACCGGGTACGGAGCGTGAAGATGGACTTCGACGTCGCCGCTCCCGACCCTGCTGGCATGGTGGCGTCGCTCAGTTCGCTCGGTTACTCGCTTCCCGCCGCCGTCGCAGACCTTGTGGACAACAGTGTCTCGGCTAAGGCCCGGAACATCGACGTCGACTTCACATGGGACGGACAGAGCTCCTGGATCGCTGTGACGGACGACGGCAGGGGGATGACGGAGCCCGAGCTTGTGACCGCCATGACGGTGGCGGCCCGCGGTCCGTCAGCCGAGCGGAGTGCCACGGATCTCGGCCGTTTCGGTGTGGGGCTGAAGTCCGCCTCGTTCTCCCAGTGCCGCAAGCTCACCGTCGCCACGGTCAGGGACGGAAGTTGGCACGTCCGGACGTGGGACCTCGACGTCGTGGAGCACTACAAGGAGTGGCGGCTCCTCCGTGACCCCGGCGATACGACCACCACCCTGCTGCGTCGGATCGCGGGAAGCATGCAGCACGGGACCGTCGTCCTGTGGAAGCAGCTCTCCGGCTACCACAACACCGCCGTGACCAATGACGACGAAAAGACGCAGGCCCAGTTCTACGCGGAGGCGGAGCGTACCGAAGCCCACCTTGCGATGGTCTTCGCCCGTTTCCTGCAGCGTCCGGCCCGGTGCCGGATCCGGGTACGTGGCTCCGACCTCTCCCCGTGGGACCCGTTTCTGTCCAAGCACCCGTCGGTCCAGCGGATCCCCTGGGAGCCTCTACCGCTGGGATCGGAGTCGGTGCGCGTGGAGCCCTTCGTCCTCCCGACGGCACAGCGGCTCTCGGCAGCCGAATACGAGTCGGCTGCCGGGCAGAAGGGATGGCTGGGGCAGCAGGGGTTCTATGTCTACCGCCGTGACCGCCTGATCCTGGCCGGTGACTGGCTCGGGATTCGCGGCCTCCGACGCGAGGAGAAGTACAACCTCGCGCGGATCGCTGTGGACATCCCTGCGGAGGCCGACACCGCCTGGGGCGTGGACGTGCGCAAAGCGAGCGTCGTTCCACCCGTCTCCTTGCGGCGTCACCTGGAGAGGATCGCCAGGTACACGCGCGAGGCGGCCTCCCGCTCCGCACGACAGCGTGGTCAAGTCGTGTCGCGGGCGCACGGTGACCCCCTGAAGTTCGCCTGGAACGTGAAACGCAACGGCGGCCGGATCGTTCTGCGCATCAACAGAAAACACCCCTTGGTGAAAGCAGCGATGGACGACCAAGGCGGCAACCCGGACGTCGTCCGCTCGATGATCCGCCTCCTTGAGGAGACGGTCCCGGTCACGGCGCTCCGCATGCTCCACGAGACAGACACGGTCGACGACCCCGAACCCTTCGGCGGTCCGGGGCCGGCCGCTCCGGAGACCGTCGACATCGCCCGCCAGGTGTACGAAGCACTCCTTGGGCAGGGCCGCTCGCCTGAGGATGCCCGGGCAGTACTCAGCTCCATGTCCCCCTTCGACGAGCAACAAGGTTTCTGGAACTCCTGACACCTGGTAGTCCCCACGCCCAACCGACCCGGCCGCAGGAGGTCGCTGTGAGCACCACCCCCGAAGACAGTCTCGAGAAGGCCGAGCAGACCGCGGTGCTGCTCCTGCCCGGTGACCGCCAGGCAACGCCGGCCGAGGTGGACTTCGCCGTGAACACCGCGGTCAGCATCCTCGCTGCCCAAGGGATCACAGTGGAGCGGGACCAAGTGCGGAAAGTGCTCGAGGCCCGGGCCTCCGTGTTCCAAGCCGATTCCTCCGCGATGAAGGACGACGACGGGCACGTACCTTGGCTCGCCGACGCGAAGGCCGACCGGAAGTGGGACTTCTGGGACCGCTACCGACGCTACCTCCTGACCGTCTCCAAGCTCCCGACGCAGGTCGTACGCCGACTCGACCAGAGCACCGACGACGTCCTCGGTGAGCTGGAAGACCCTCAGCGGGAAGGCGTCTGGCGCCGGACCGGGCTCGTGATCGGACAGGTCCAGTCCGGCAAGACGGGGCAGTTCATCGGGCTCGCCGCGAAGGCAGCTGACGCCGGCTACCGGCTCATCGTGGTGTTCGCCGGGATCCACAACGACCTGCGGAGCCAGACGCAGCTCCGTATCGACGAGGGGCTCCTCGGGTTCGACACCCAGTACCAGTTCCGCTCGGACGATGACGCGCATCGTCATATCGGTGTTGGCGCGATGTCGCACGGCAAGCGTCTGAAGGCCGCGTCGCTCACCACCAGTCACGAGAAGGGGGACTTCGCCCGCAAGACGGCGGTCTCCGCGAACGTGCCAGTGGGCAGCGTTCCGGTGGTCCTCGTGGTCAAGAAGAACCGGCGGATCATCGACAACCTGCGGGACTGGGTGATCGACAACCACGGTGTGGAGGACCCGGAGACCGGTCGGATGGTCGTTCCCGACCTCCCCTTGTTCGTGATCGACGACGAAGCCGACAACGCCGGGGTGAACACCTCCAAGGACCCCGACACCAACCCGTCGGCGATCAACAAGGCCATCAGGCGGTTGGTCAACAGCTTCACGAAGGCGTCCTACGTCGGCTACACCGCGACCCCCTTCGCGAACATCTACATCAGCCCTGACACGGACCACGACGAGCTGGGCCCCGACCTCTTCCCGGAGAGTTTCATCCGCACCCTGCGGGCGCCGTCCAACTACCTCGGTCCCGAGCGGGTCTTCGGTCTGCAGACCGACGGCGACGAGGAGGACATCGTGCCGCTGCCGCTCATGAGGCACATCAAGGACACGGACCTCTGGCTGCCGGACAAGCACAAGTCCTACCACCAGGTTCCCGACTTCCTGCCGGAGTCGCTGCAGCGAGCCATTCGGTCCTTCGTCCTGACCTGCGCGGCACGTCGAGCACGGGGGCAGGTCGCCGTGCACAACTCCATGCTGGTGCACGTGACCCGCTTCACCGCCGTACAGCAGCAGGTCCGCGACCAGATCGACGCCCATGTGCGTCTGCTTTTCGACGTTCTCCAGGACCGGTTCAGCAGTGCCCGGGAAGAACTCGAGGAAGAGCTGCGGGAGCTCTGGGATGAGGACTTCGTCCCCTGCACCGAGGACATGACCGGGGGCAGGCTCGACTGGGAGGACGTCGAACCGCATCTCCACGCAGCCCTTGCGAAGATCACCGTCATGGCTGTCAACGGTGCCGCGAAGGACGCTCTCCAGTACTACGAGCGCCGGGAGACCGGCCTGTCGGTCATCGCCGTGGGCGGCGAGAAACTCTCCCGCGGTCTGACCCTCGAAGGGCTGTCGGTCAGCTACTACCTGCGTGCCTCCAAGACGTACGACACCCTGCTGCAGATGGGTCGCTGGTTCGGTTACCGTCCCCACTACGAGGACCTGTGCCGCCTGTACACGACACGTACGCTGCAGCGCCAGTACGCGGAGATCACCGCGGCCACCGACGAACTCCGGCGCGACGTCGAGGAGATGTCCGCGGTGGGACTCACCCCACGCGAGTACGGTCTCAAGGTCAGGACCTCGTCGCTCGGCCTCGGCATCACGGCCTCCAACAAGATGAGGCAGGGCACACGTGTCCGCCTCAGTTACTCCGGTGAGCTTCCCGAGACGACCATCTTTGACCTTTCCGAGAAGGTGGTCCGCCACAACCACGATCTGCTCGACACGTTCGTCGCGCGGCTCGATGCGCTCTCTGCCGGGAAGGTAGACGAGCGGAGCGGGAGCATTACCTGGAGTGGCGTCGCAGCCTCGGACGTCACCGAGGGTTTCCTCGACTCCTACCTCACCGACCGGCAGGCCCAGCGGGTGCGGCCGGCCTTCATCGCGGAGTACGTACGCCAGTGTGCCAAGCAGGGTGAGTTGGGCAACTGGACGATCCGCCTGGCCAGCCGACTGCCCGAGGGAGCGGCGGCCGAGATCGCAGGCCATTCCGTCGGCCTCATCACGCGCAGCCACTCCAAGTCCTCGGACGTTGTTCCCGGCCGCTACACGATCAAGCGCGTACTCAGCCCCGCCGACGAACTCTGCGACCTGACAGACGAGCAGAAGGAGCGCGCGCTGAAGGACACGAAGGAGGCCGCGAGGGGGAAGCTCAACAGGAAGGGCGAGCCGCTCGCCCCCGACACTCCCCGCGGTCGGCCCCTGCGTAATCAGCGCCGCTCTGACCAGCCGTTGCTTCTGCTGTATCCCCTCAGCCCTGCCGAGGTGGCCAAGGCGTCAGGGGACCCCGAGCCGGTCGCCCCGCTGGTCGGGTTCGCCATCAGTTTCCCGTTCTCCAGCCACCAGTTGAAGACCGAGTACGTGGTGAACGACATCTGGTTCAAGCAGGACTTGGAGTTCGACGACTTCGAGGACGAAGAGTGATCGACGAGAGTGTGTGGCAGGAGCTGGAGGCCCACCAGCAGACCCCGGGCAGGTCCACCCGGCGGCTCCACCCCGACTCCCAGCACGACATCCAGGTGTCGGTGACGCACCCCGCCCTCCGGCGGATGCTGCTGCTCGGCACGGACGCCAGGACCGCCGACACCGTACGTCAGGAGATCCACGAACTGCCTGCCACCCGTGGCCTGCAGCTGAACCTGTCGTCGGTGTCCGGCAACCACTACGAGCTCCAGGTCATGCTCACCGACGACGAACTCACGGAGGTGTTCACCCCGCTCGTCTCCGACATCGCAGAGGTGGTGCGGGACGCACCGACCACCGAGACGGCGGCGGAGGCCGCGGTTCGCCGCTACGTCCGGTGGCAGCAACTGCTGCGCTCCGTATCGCGCGACGGCCTGTCCCGACAGGCCCGGTGCGGTCTCTTCGGCGAACTCCACTTCCTCCTTGAGTACGTACTTCCGGCTGTGGACCAGCACACGGCCGTCAGCTCTTGGACGGGCCCTCGGCAGACGAACCAGGACTTCCAGCTGCCCGGCGCCGCGGTCGAGGTGAAGACGACCACAGCCCGCTCTCCCCGGACGGTCCAGATCGCGAGTGAGCGGCAGCTGGACACGGCCGACTCGACGCCCCTCGCACTGGCTCATGTCGTCCTCGACGACCGGCAAAGTGGGCTCGGCAGGAGTCTGAACGCCTTGGTGGACGAGATACGGGCCCGTCTGACCTCACCGTCCGCCGCCCAGCGCTTCGAGAGTCTGCTGGTCCAAGCCGGCTATCTGCCGAATCAGCGGGACCTCTACGACCACGATCGTTACACCCTGCGTCGCAGCGAGTTCTGGACGGTCGGGGAGGGTTTCCCCCGCATCATCGAGGCCGAACTGCCGCCTGGGGTGGGCAACTGCACCTACACCATCGACGTGTCGGCACTGACCGCCCACAGCGTGACCGCCGAGACACTCGTCGACCTGATCCGAGGAACCCATGGCTGAGCACGACCTCCACGACTACTCACGCGCGCTGGTGACCGACATCCAGGCGCTGGCGGACGCCGAGGGCGGCTCGATCCCGAACACATTCACCCAGCACGTACTCGAGATCCTCGAGGAGGCCGGGGTGGTCACCGACGCTGCGCTCGCCTACCACTCCTCCCGTGGGCTAGAGATCTACGGCTACGGCCTGCCCGAGGACGGGTCCAGCCTCGATCTCTACACCACCGACTTCAACCTGACCCCGATGAGCAGCAAGCTGACCAAGGCCGAGTCCGACAGGCTCTTCCGCAGGCTGTTCGCGTTCGTGGGCAAGCACGCGGCCATCCGCCCCAACCAGGAGGACAACACCGACGTGCACGACATGTGCGTCGGTGTGGAGAAGGCACTGTCGAACGTTCCGAAGATCCGCCTCTTTCTCCTGAGCAACCGGGTCAGCACGACGAGTGCCCCGGGACCCGGGGAGTTCGAGGGGATCCCTGTCACACACGAGCTCTGGGACCTTGCGCGGCTCCACAGGCACGAGACCTCCGGGAGCATCGGCGAGCCCATCAAGGTGACCTTCGAGCGTCCTCTTCCGTGCCTGGCGGCGCACAGCGACGAGCCGAACTACTCGGTCGTCTTGGCCGTCATCCCCGGCCGGCAGCTTGCCGAACTGTACAAGGAGCACCGGACCCGGCTGCTCGAACTCAACGTCCGGTCCTTCCTCCAGACCCGTGGTGGCGTGAACAAGGGCATCCGCGAAACCCTGCTGAAGGATCCGAGCCGCTTCCTCGCCTACAACAACGGCGTGACCGCCACCGCCTCGGACGTGGACTTCGAGACCGACGAGCACGGCAGTCCCGTCGCCATCAGGAGTATGACCGGCCTCCAGA
The sequence above is drawn from the Streptomyces sp. SAT1 genome and encodes:
- a CDS encoding ATP-binding protein, with translation MDFDVAAPDPAGMVASLSSLGYSLPAAVADLVDNSVSAKARNIDVDFTWDGQSSWIAVTDDGRGMTEPELVTAMTVAARGPSAERSATDLGRFGVGLKSASFSQCRKLTVATVRDGSWHVRTWDLDVVEHYKEWRLLRDPGDTTTTLLRRIAGSMQHGTVVLWKQLSGYHNTAVTNDDEKTQAQFYAEAERTEAHLAMVFARFLQRPARCRIRVRGSDLSPWDPFLSKHPSVQRIPWEPLPLGSESVRVEPFVLPTAQRLSAAEYESAAGQKGWLGQQGFYVYRRDRLILAGDWLGIRGLRREEKYNLARIAVDIPAEADTAWGVDVRKASVVPPVSLRRHLERIARYTREAASRSARQRGQVVSRAHGDPLKFAWNVKRNGGRIVLRINRKHPLVKAAMDDQGGNPDVVRSMIRLLEETVPVTALRMLHETDTVDDPEPFGGPGPAAPETVDIARQVYEALLGQGRSPEDARAVLSSMSPFDEQQGFWNS
- a CDS encoding Z1 domain-containing protein; this encodes MSTTPEDSLEKAEQTAVLLLPGDRQATPAEVDFAVNTAVSILAAQGITVERDQVRKVLEARASVFQADSSAMKDDDGHVPWLADAKADRKWDFWDRYRRYLLTVSKLPTQVVRRLDQSTDDVLGELEDPQREGVWRRTGLVIGQVQSGKTGQFIGLAAKAADAGYRLIVVFAGIHNDLRSQTQLRIDEGLLGFDTQYQFRSDDDAHRHIGVGAMSHGKRLKAASLTTSHEKGDFARKTAVSANVPVGSVPVVLVVKKNRRIIDNLRDWVIDNHGVEDPETGRMVVPDLPLFVIDDEADNAGVNTSKDPDTNPSAINKAIRRLVNSFTKASYVGYTATPFANIYISPDTDHDELGPDLFPESFIRTLRAPSNYLGPERVFGLQTDGDEEDIVPLPLMRHIKDTDLWLPDKHKSYHQVPDFLPESLQRAIRSFVLTCAARRARGQVAVHNSMLVHVTRFTAVQQQVRDQIDAHVRLLFDVLQDRFSSAREELEEELRELWDEDFVPCTEDMTGGRLDWEDVEPHLHAALAKITVMAVNGAAKDALQYYERRETGLSVIAVGGEKLSRGLTLEGLSVSYYLRASKTYDTLLQMGRWFGYRPHYEDLCRLYTTRTLQRQYAEITAATDELRRDVEEMSAVGLTPREYGLKVRTSSLGLGITASNKMRQGTRVRLSYSGELPETTIFDLSEKVVRHNHDLLDTFVARLDALSAGKVDERSGSITWSGVAASDVTEGFLDSYLTDRQAQRVRPAFIAEYVRQCAKQGELGNWTIRLASRLPEGAAAEIAGHSVGLITRSHSKSSDVVPGRYTIKRVLSPADELCDLTDEQKERALKDTKEAARGKLNRKGEPLAPDTPRGRPLRNQRRSDQPLLLLYPLSPAEVAKASGDPEPVAPLVGFAISFPFSSHQLKTEYVVNDIWFKQDLEFDDFEDEE
- a CDS encoding PD-(D/E)XK motif protein, coding for MIDESVWQELEAHQQTPGRSTRRLHPDSQHDIQVSVTHPALRRMLLLGTDARTADTVRQEIHELPATRGLQLNLSSVSGNHYELQVMLTDDELTEVFTPLVSDIAEVVRDAPTTETAAEAAVRRYVRWQQLLRSVSRDGLSRQARCGLFGELHFLLEYVLPAVDQHTAVSSWTGPRQTNQDFQLPGAAVEVKTTTARSPRTVQIASERQLDTADSTPLALAHVVLDDRQSGLGRSLNALVDEIRARLTSPSAAQRFESLLVQAGYLPNQRDLYDHDRYTLRRSEFWTVGEGFPRIIEAELPPGVGNCTYTIDVSALTAHSVTAETLVDLIRGTHG